The stretch of DNA GGCTGGTCGTGCGCGACCTGGTGGAGACGGAGACCGCGGCATTCTGGCTGGATTCACCCGAGGTGCAGCGGGGAGAGCTGAGCCCCGACAGCATCAAGACGGAAGTCTTTCTCATGCCTGCGTGCGGACAGGCGGAGAAGGACGGAACGTTCACCAATACGCAGCGCATGCTGCAGTATCACAACAAGTCGGTGGATGGTCCGGGCGATTCGCGCAGCGAGACGTGGTTCATTTATCACCTGGGGCGGCGCCTGAAGGAGAAGGCGGCACGTGATCCACGGCCGATGCACGAGCCGCTGCGGGCGCTGACCTGGGACTATTCGACCCACGGATCTCATCACGAACCTGACGCGGAAGAAGTCCTGATGGAGATCAACGGCTGGACCACGGCCGATCGCAAGCAACTGCAGAAGCTCACGGAACTCAAGAACGACGGGTCAACCACCTGCGGCTGCTGGATTTATTGCGGCGTCATGCCCAGCCCAGATTTGAATCGCGCCAACCTGCGCGAACCCAAGGGCAAGCTCGGGCACGGCTGGGGATTCGCGTGGCCGAACGACTGCCGCATCATCTACAACCGCGCCTCGGCCGCTCCCGACGGCAAGCCGTGGAGCGAGCGCAAGAAGCTGGTGTGGTGGGACGACGCCAAGCAGGAATGGACCGGCGAGGACTCGCCCGACTTCGTCAAGAACATGCCGCCCGACCATAAAGGCAAAGGGAAAGAGGGCATGTGGGGGCTGGATGGCGATCAGCCGTTCACGCTGCATGGCGATGGCGTGGCCTGGATGTTTGTCTCGAGCGGTTTGAAGGACGGTCCGCTGCCCACGCATTACGAGCCGCTGGAATCGCTGTTGGAGAATCCGTTGTACCCGAAGCAGCAGGTGAATCCGACGGCAAAGAAAAAAGAGCGCAGCGACAATTCCTACGCCGTCTCGCCGGCTGATCCACGATTCCCGTACGTGCTGAGCACGTACCGGCTGACGGAGCACCATACGGCCGGCGGAATGAGCCGCACGCTCAGCCACCTGGCGGAGCTGCAGCCGGAGTTGTTCTGCGAGATCTCACCGGAGTTGGCAGGGGAACTGGACATCGAGCACGGGTCCTGGGTGACGGTAGTGACAGCGCGATCTCTGATATCGGCGCGAGCGCTGGTGACACCGCGGATTCGGCCGTTGTGGGTGAACGGGCGCCGCATGCACCAGGTGGGACTGCCGTATCACTGGGGATGGAAGGGCGAAGTGAAGGGCGACATCACCAACGATCTACTCGTCATCTCGGAAGAGCCCAACGTACGCATCATGGAAACCAAGGCGCTGGTGTGCAACGTCGTGCCGGGACGGCACGCCGAAGGCAAAGCGGCGCTGGACCAGCTGAAATTTTATCTGCAAAGGCCGGCAGCATGAGCCATCACCAGGTAGTACCGGAAGCGAAGCACGGGGAGCCGCAGACGACCGGGTTCTTCACCGATTCGACAGTATGCATCGGCTGCAAAGCCTGCGAGGTCGCGTGCAAGGAATGGAACGACGTTGCCGCCGACGGCTACAACTGGACGGGATTTTCCTATGACAACACGGGCGCGGTCGGACACTCGACGTGGCGGCACGTGAAGTTTGTGGAGAACACGCCCACGCCGGGAGTCGGCGGAAACGCGTCGGACCAGATCACGTGGGAATTTTCCAGCGACGTCTGCAAACATTGCGAAGTGGCAGGATGCCTGGAGGCGTGCCCGACGGGATCGCTGATCCGCACCGAGTTCGGGGGCGTGTACATGCAGCCCGACGTATGCAATGGCTGCTCGTATTGCGTGGTGGCGTGCCCGTTCGGGGTGATCCAGAAGAACGAGGAGGACGGGCGGGCCTTCAAGTGTACCTTCTGCTATGACCGGCAAAAGGTTGGATTACAACCAGCTTGCGCAAAGGCGTGTCCGACCGAGTCCATCATGTTCGGGCCCCTGGATCAACTGCGGGTGCGGGCCCAGGAGCGATTGGAACAGCTGCACGGCAACGGCATGACCGATGCCAATCTTTACGATCCGACCAACACAAGCGTGAAAGGTCTGCACGCGTTTTTCCTGGTGCGTGGAGACCCGAGAGCTTACAACCTGCCGCCCAAGCCCGAGGTCCCGACGATTTACTTGAAGGAGGGATGGCGAGCCGCCGCCAAAGGCGCAGCCATGCTGTTAGCCGGGGCCACGCTGGCGTTCGCCGCCGGACGCAACGGCAGCAAGCGAAAGAGGAGCCGCCGATGAGCGCCGTAGTCCCCGAGTTTCCCGAGCGCATACCCGACGAACAGAGTGAGGCGCGGCTCTATGAACTGCGCCGCGAAGCACAACAGCGAGGGCAGGTAAAAGCCCTTGGAATCCGACCGCCGGGAGCGCCATTCCCGCAAGCGTCGCCGGAGACCGGTTACTACGGCATCCCCGTGTTGAAGCAGCCGCAATGGACGTGGCAGGTACCGCTGTACTTTTTTGTCGGCGGCGCAGCGGGGTCGGCGGGAGTAATTGGCGCGGTGGCGGACTTGATCGGCGACGACTACGAACTTGCCCACCACGCCCGCTGGCTCGCGCTGGGCGGCGCGGTCGCATCCTCGGGGTTGCTGGTGTGGGACCTGGGGCGCCCGAGCCGTTTCCTGAACATGCTGCGTGTTTTCAAGCCGCAGAGCGCGATGTCGATGGGGGCGTGGATTCTGGCGGCGTTCGCCAATTTCAGTGCCGCAGCCAGTTTCGCCGACTTGCTCGAAGGGCGGTGGGGGAAGTCGATCCCGGTTTCCGTCATCGGAGGCATCGGACGGCTGGGCTCGTTAGCTTTTGGTCTTCCCTTCCACAACTATACCGGCGTACTGATCGGCGCGACCGCCGTGCCGCTGTGGAACCGCCACATCAAGGAACTGCCACAACACTTCGGGATGTCAGGGCTGCAATCGGCGGTCAGCATCCTGGAACTGATGGGGCACAGCGACAGCCGGGCGCTGAACTTGCTCGGGCTGCTGGCCGCGGGAATGGAAACGCGCGAAGGATTCCGCATCGAAACCGATTCCGACCGCGCGCTGGAGCCGTTGAAACGAGGCGCGAGCGGCTGGATCACGCGTGTCGGCGGAGTGCTCTCCGGACCGTTGCCGCTGGCGTTGCGACTGGCGGGCTGGCGCTCGCCAACGCTGCGGCGCTGGGCCGCCGTTTCTGGAATTGCGGGCTCGCTGCTGACACGTTATGGATGGATGGGGGCGGGGCACGCGTCGGCGTCGAACTGGCGCCTGCCGCTGGAGATTGCCGAGAGCGGAGGAGAAGTGGAGCAGTTTCCCAAGCGCGCGCCGGAAAAACTTCGCGATACCGCGTGAGGATCAGTGGTTAGGGGTTAGGCGCAAAGTAGGAAGCGATCTTCAATCCTCAGCCGAAGCCTGATCGGCGACCACCGCTGTCTCCCCGGCGCGGGCGCGAGTCAGCAACAGGATGGCGCAAATCATCACTGCGCCCAGCAGCGGCAGCGCCGTACCCGCACGAAATCCAAAGGACTGGGACAGGTGACCAATGCTCCAGGGGAAGACTGTCCCGCCGAATAGGCCAATGGAGAACAGCACGCCGAATACGGTGCCGGGAAAGTTACGGTAACGATTGCCGGCGATGGCCAGCATGGTGGGGTAGATGGCAGCAAAGGTCAAACCCGCCAGGGCGGCTCCGACAGCCAGGATCGGGACCGAGGGCGCACAGGCAATGATGGCCACGCTCACCAATGCGCCGGCGGCGCTGATCATGACCAGCTGAGATTCGCTGATGACACGCAAGACGCGGGTGGCGCCGATGCGTCCCACCATCATCATCGCTTGAAACAGAGCCAGCACGAGGGTGGCGGAGCGCGCGGTGGCGCCCATGTCGCCGGCCCAAGTCGAGGTCCAGCCGATCATCGCGGCTTCATTGCCGGATTCGAAGAAGAGGAGAAAGGCAAACAACAGCACGCCGGGATAGCGAACCACTTTCGCCGCGCCGCGGAAGGAGAAACCGCTGCCATGGTGCGGCGGCGGAAATGAAAGGACGAGATAAGCGGCGAGGCAGGCGGCTGAAATCACAGCGGCGGCGAGGATGACGACAACCATGCGAGCGGAACCGACGGCGGCCGCGCCGAGCGGAATCAGCAATGCCCCTACGCCAAAGAAGACCGCCACCAGGTTGAGCCGCGCCCCGCGGTCTTCTTCAAAGATGTCGGAAACCAGGACATTGCCGGACATGTTGAGTCCGCCGCCGCCGGCGCCGAGCAGCAGACCGAAAAACTGGGCGGCTGAGTAGGTTGTGGCGAAAGCCATGCCGGCGAGCGCGACGGTGACGAGGAAAGCGGAAGCGGCGAGGATCAGCTTGTTGCCGAAGCGGTCGATGAGCGGCCCGGAGATGACCGTTGCCAGCAGAACGCCGAACAGCAGCAGCGTTTGCAGATCGCCCTGGCGGACCAGGTCGGTCACCTGGAGGCGTTGGCGCATCTCCGGCATGCCGAACAGGGTGCCGAGCAGCACCAAGACGACACCGAACATAAACAACGCGCCGCAGGCGGAGACGAAGAGGTGTTCGCGATTAAAGGCCGGGAGTTTTTGCAGGGTCGGGGGCATGGCAGGAGCAAGCTTTGATTTTACGCGCTCACCTTCGAAATTACCTGGCCACCGCCTCGCCACGAGGCGCGAGCACTTTTCTTTTCACCTTCTTTGCCGAGAGCCGCGGGTCTTCGGCCAAGGATGACGACAACGCCTGGTTGGCGCTGTGCCATGCCAGATATCCGGCGCCGTGAAGATTGGCATCCTGTCCCAGTCCGCTGACCCTGATTCGCAACTGGCGGGCGGCGACAGGATGACAGCGGGCAAGCGCGGTGTGGGTCAGGTCGTGCCAGAACAGATCACTCGCGGAAACGAGCGAGCCGCCGACGACAACGACTTCCGGGTCGAAAATACTGATGAGGTTGGCGACGGCGAGTCCGAGCAGTTTTCCGACACGGCGAAAGATCTGCATGCAGGCTGAATTGCCGCGGCGCGCAAGCTCGGCGACTTCGTCGGCGGAAAATGCCTCGGGGTGGCGTTCGGCGAGAACGCCAGCGGAGGCTGCTTCGGCAGCATTCCTGGCGGCGCGAACAATGGCCGACTCCGAGGCAAATGCCTGGAGGCCGCCGAACTTGCGCACCTGGAAGCCGTCTGCGTCGCAAACTACCATCCAGGCCGCGGAACCGGCGAGGTGGTGAGCGCCGCGCAACAGATGTCCTCCGCTGATGATTCCTGCCCCGATCGTGGCACCGGCGGTGAGGACGACGACATCTTTCTTGCCGCGACCGGCTCCCCGCCAGGTTTCGCCGAGCGCGGCAGCGTTGGGCGCGCTCTCCACCACGACTGGGATCTGCAGCTTGCT from Terriglobales bacterium encodes:
- a CDS encoding 4Fe-4S dicluster domain-containing protein is translated as MSHHQVVPEAKHGEPQTTGFFTDSTVCIGCKACEVACKEWNDVAADGYNWTGFSYDNTGAVGHSTWRHVKFVENTPTPGVGGNASDQITWEFSSDVCKHCEVAGCLEACPTGSLIRTEFGGVYMQPDVCNGCSYCVVACPFGVIQKNEEDGRAFKCTFCYDRQKVGLQPACAKACPTESIMFGPLDQLRVRAQERLEQLHGNGMTDANLYDPTNTSVKGLHAFFLVRGDPRAYNLPPKPEVPTIYLKEGWRAAAKGAAMLLAGATLAFAAGRNGSKRKRSRR
- the nrfD gene encoding NrfD/PsrC family molybdoenzyme membrane anchor subunit — encoded protein: MSAVVPEFPERIPDEQSEARLYELRREAQQRGQVKALGIRPPGAPFPQASPETGYYGIPVLKQPQWTWQVPLYFFVGGAAGSAGVIGAVADLIGDDYELAHHARWLALGGAVASSGLLVWDLGRPSRFLNMLRVFKPQSAMSMGAWILAAFANFSAAASFADLLEGRWGKSIPVSVIGGIGRLGSLAFGLPFHNYTGVLIGATAVPLWNRHIKELPQHFGMSGLQSAVSILELMGHSDSRALNLLGLLAAGMETREGFRIETDSDRALEPLKRGASGWITRVGGVLSGPLPLALRLAGWRSPTLRRWAAVSGIAGSLLTRYGWMGAGHASASNWRLPLEIAESGGEVEQFPKRAPEKLRDTA
- a CDS encoding MFS transporter, translating into MPPTLQKLPAFNREHLFVSACGALFMFGVVLVLLGTLFGMPEMRQRLQVTDLVRQGDLQTLLLFGVLLATVISGPLIDRFGNKLILAASAFLVTVALAGMAFATTYSAAQFFGLLLGAGGGGLNMSGNVLVSDIFEEDRGARLNLVAVFFGVGALLIPLGAAAVGSARMVVVILAAAVISAACLAAYLVLSFPPPHHGSGFSFRGAAKVVRYPGVLLFAFLLFFESGNEAAMIGWTSTWAGDMGATARSATLVLALFQAMMMVGRIGATRVLRVISESQLVMISAAGALVSVAIIACAPSVPILAVGAALAGLTFAAIYPTMLAIAGNRYRNFPGTVFGVLFSIGLFGGTVFPWSIGHLSQSFGFRAGTALPLLGAVMICAILLLTRARAGETAVVADQASAED
- a CDS encoding ROK family protein; this encodes MADTVFVADLEVSKILAAVLDRDGKVLSRRDESLDVSNPLSPVKQLLRIASDLGQGRTMYSAAGIAVRGTVRSDGTVSVPDLAEWEKVPLGRLLHSKLQIPVVVESAPNAAALGETWRGAGRGKKDVVVLTAGATIGAGIISGGHLLRGAHHLAGSAAWMVVCDADGFQVRKFGGLQAFASESAIVRAARNAAEAASAGVLAERHPEAFSADEVAELARRGNSACMQIFRRVGKLLGLAVANLISIFDPEVVVVGGSLVSASDLFWHDLTHTALARCHPVAARQLRIRVSGLGQDANLHGAGYLAWHSANQALSSSLAEDPRLSAKKVKRKVLAPRGEAVAR